A region from the Rhodocyclaceae bacterium genome encodes:
- a CDS encoding tripartite tricarboxylate transporter TctB family protein, which translates to MQAPHTRVGQGLGAGLMFICLGALGLWFGRGLATGSAQEMGPGYAPALVCWGMVLIGVIVLVRSVLRGSDAIEAVSPRAVLGIVAALGMFAATIGSLGLVLSSMLTVAVACLIEPRLRWKEVVLLSVGLSAAALALFVFVLRIPVRIWPI; encoded by the coding sequence GTGCAGGCTCCGCATACCCGCGTCGGGCAAGGCCTCGGCGCGGGACTGATGTTCATCTGCCTGGGCGCCCTCGGCCTGTGGTTCGGCCGGGGTCTCGCCACCGGCAGCGCGCAGGAGATGGGGCCGGGCTATGCGCCGGCACTGGTGTGCTGGGGCATGGTGCTGATCGGTGTCATCGTGCTCGTGCGTTCTGTGCTGCGCGGCAGCGACGCGATCGAAGCCGTGTCGCCGCGAGCGGTGCTGGGCATTGTCGCCGCCCTGGGCATGTTCGCGGCGACGATCGGCAGCCTGGGCCTCGTCCTGTCCTCGATGCTCACGGTGGCCGTGGCCTGCCTGATCGAGCCCAGGCTGCGCTGGAAGGAGGTCGTGCTGCTGTCGGTCGGTCTGTCGGCCGCCGCGCTGGCGCTGTTCGTGTTCGTCCTGCGCATCCCGGTTCGTATCTGGCCGATCTGA
- a CDS encoding tripartite tricarboxylate transporter substrate binding protein, producing MRFASKSLLVALSCALAAPVLAQGKWPERPIRVINPFTPGGTSDLLMRLTTERVEKGLGTQLIIESRPGAGGSIGSAVVAQAPADGYTLLVTTTGPAAIAQVLFEKPPYDVVKDFTYLYMFGGAPILVAVSAKSPIKTIQDFVAAAKKSPQTFANSGTGSVGHLTGALFAGEAGVRLTHVPFKGAPEAQASIVSGEVVSLWNTLGAHVGGLKGGEIRGIAVTSHDRSPQFPEIPTLRELGFPDVVVTNWFLMAGPANLPQDIVQRVNAAFTEAGKDPKAAAGIAALGVQPIPGLNLKNYTDFIRKEVGVWGKVMKEHAIKRQ from the coding sequence ATGCGTTTTGCCAGCAAGTCGTTGTTGGTCGCGCTGTCGTGCGCGCTCGCCGCACCGGTATTGGCGCAGGGCAAGTGGCCCGAGCGTCCGATCCGGGTGATCAACCCGTTCACGCCGGGCGGTACCTCCGACCTGCTGATGCGTCTCACCACCGAGCGCGTCGAGAAGGGTCTCGGCACGCAACTGATCATCGAAAGCCGGCCGGGTGCGGGCGGATCGATCGGCAGCGCCGTGGTTGCCCAGGCACCGGCCGACGGCTACACGCTGCTGGTGACCACCACCGGCCCTGCGGCCATCGCGCAGGTGCTGTTCGAGAAGCCGCCGTACGACGTGGTCAAGGATTTCACCTACCTGTACATGTTCGGCGGTGCGCCGATCCTGGTCGCAGTCAGTGCCAAGTCGCCTATCAAGACCATCCAGGACTTCGTGGCTGCCGCGAAGAAGTCGCCGCAGACCTTCGCCAACAGCGGTACCGGCAGTGTCGGACATCTCACCGGCGCACTGTTCGCGGGCGAGGCCGGCGTGAGGCTCACGCATGTGCCGTTCAAGGGCGCGCCCGAGGCACAGGCGAGCATCGTTTCGGGTGAAGTCGTCTCGCTCTGGAACACGCTGGGCGCGCATGTCGGCGGCCTGAAGGGTGGCGAGATCCGGGGCATCGCGGTGACCTCGCACGACCGTTCGCCGCAGTTCCCGGAGATCCCGACCCTGCGCGAGCTCGGCTTCCCGGACGTGGTGGTCACCAACTGGTTCCTGATGGCCGGCCCGGCGAACCTGCCGCAGGACATCGTGCAGCGGGTCAACGCTGCGTTCACCGAGGCTGGCAAGGACCCGAAGGCCGCCGCCGGCATCGCCGCGCTGGGCGTGCAGCCGATCCCCGGGCTCAACCTCAAGAACTACACCGACTTCATCCGCAAGGAAGTCGGTGTCTGGGGCAAGGTAATGAAGGAACACGCGATCAAGCGGCAGTAA
- a CDS encoding hydantoin racemase, whose product MKLLVINGNMTQAITDVCANAAREVASPGTEVVSATGTFGPQVIGSRSENALAQHGMLELAAKHAPGCDAVVIAVSMDTGLPALRELLPIPVVGMTEAGALMACTVGAKFAVVTFGRRNVATYGELIDSYGLGSRCVGVEAIDAGPSAALADPRGAVQALAGLATQAIEVRGAEVILMAGAVAAGWQRDLQALLPVPVVEGVRCATLMAESLVRMKMPKPTVGSYASPGVRAVGGVDPALAALFGGTAGR is encoded by the coding sequence ATGAAACTGCTCGTCATCAACGGCAACATGACGCAGGCGATCACCGACGTCTGCGCGAACGCTGCGCGCGAAGTCGCCTCGCCCGGCACGGAAGTGGTCAGCGCCACCGGCACCTTCGGTCCGCAGGTGATCGGCAGCCGCAGCGAGAACGCGCTGGCCCAGCATGGCATGCTCGAGCTGGCTGCGAAGCATGCACCCGGCTGCGACGCGGTGGTGATCGCCGTGTCGATGGACACCGGGCTGCCGGCGCTGCGCGAACTGCTGCCTATCCCGGTGGTCGGCATGACCGAGGCGGGCGCGCTGATGGCCTGCACGGTCGGCGCGAAGTTCGCGGTGGTCACCTTCGGCCGCCGCAATGTCGCGACCTACGGTGAACTGATCGACAGCTATGGCCTCGGTTCCCGCTGCGTCGGTGTGGAAGCCATCGATGCCGGCCCGAGCGCCGCCCTGGCCGACCCGCGCGGCGCCGTGCAGGCGCTCGCCGGTCTGGCCACGCAGGCGATCGAGGTGCGCGGCGCCGAGGTCATCCTGATGGCGGGCGCGGTCGCGGCCGGATGGCAGCGCGACCTGCAGGCCCTGCTGCCGGTGCCGGTCGTGGAGGGGGTCCGCTGCGCAACCCTGATGGCCGAATCGCTGGTGCGGATGAAGATGCCCAAGCCGACGGTCGGCAGCTATGCGTCGCCAGGCGTGCGGGCGGTGGGCGGCGTGGACCCGGCGCTGGCTGCACTGTTCGGTGGCACGGCCGGGCGCTGA
- a CDS encoding polysaccharide deacetylase family protein — protein MIERDFKGYGTTPPDMRWPNGGRFAVSFVLNIEEGAELNIGDGDERNEARHEVRQEVVGAPDLCTASHYEYSTRVAYWRIMQEFERAGLPVTFNVCTRALQRSPWIAEDGVRRGVEFMCHSYRWESHYAMAPDEELAAIRKGAEGIRRLTGERPLGWHTRSSASVNTRRLIAQEGFLYDNDAYNDDLPYYVPVDGRPHLVVPYCFDTNDMRFHDSYAFVRGSDFADYTIDAFDWLDAESVHVPKMLSIGLHIRIIGRAGRMAGLRALLDHVKKAPGVWCVQRRDIARHWLKAVPPE, from the coding sequence ATGATCGAACGCGATTTCAAGGGTTACGGCACGACGCCCCCGGACATGCGCTGGCCGAACGGCGGCCGCTTCGCGGTATCGTTCGTGCTCAACATCGAGGAGGGCGCCGAGCTGAACATCGGCGACGGCGACGAGCGCAACGAGGCGCGGCACGAAGTGCGCCAGGAGGTCGTCGGCGCCCCCGACCTGTGCACCGCCTCGCACTACGAGTATTCGACCCGCGTTGCCTACTGGCGCATCATGCAGGAGTTCGAGCGGGCAGGGCTCCCGGTCACCTTCAACGTCTGCACCCGCGCGCTCCAACGCTCGCCGTGGATCGCCGAGGACGGCGTGCGGCGCGGCGTGGAGTTCATGTGCCACAGCTACCGCTGGGAGTCCCACTACGCGATGGCGCCCGACGAGGAACTGGCGGCCATCCGCAAGGGCGCCGAGGGTATCCGCCGACTGACCGGGGAGCGGCCGCTGGGCTGGCACACCCGGTCGTCAGCGTCGGTGAACACCCGCCGGCTGATCGCGCAGGAAGGCTTCCTGTACGACAACGACGCCTACAACGATGACCTGCCGTACTACGTCCCGGTGGACGGCCGCCCGCACCTGGTGGTGCCATACTGCTTCGACACCAACGACATGCGCTTCCACGACAGCTATGCGTTCGTGCGCGGCAGCGATTTCGCCGACTACACCATCGACGCGTTCGACTGGCTCGATGCGGAGTCGGTGCATGTGCCGAAGATGCTGTCGATCGGGCTGCACATCCGGATCATCGGCCGTGCCGGCCGCATGGCCGGGCTGCGTGCGCTGCTCGACCATGTGAAGAAGGCCCCCGGCGTCTGGTGCGTCCAGCGCCGGGATATCGCACGTCACTGGCTCAAGGCGGTACCTCCCGAATGA
- a CDS encoding VOC family protein encodes MPITGLLHVAIKTEDLDATVAFYTRVIGLRLAPRPDFGFAGAWLAVPTPVGEAVMHIYAGGPALGSEGRVRPETGAIDHVSLTAVGWESFRERFARAGLPWREFLIPGTTYWQLFVYDPSGVQLELTFDAQGEGISTPEVPDAMRYRAGESFFEPARYAGLAQRLASASP; translated from the coding sequence ATGCCGATCACCGGCCTGCTGCATGTAGCGATCAAGACCGAGGACCTCGACGCCACGGTCGCCTTCTACACCAGGGTGATCGGGCTGCGCCTGGCGCCACGCCCGGATTTCGGCTTTGCCGGCGCGTGGCTGGCGGTACCGACCCCGGTCGGCGAGGCGGTGATGCACATCTATGCCGGCGGGCCGGCACTGGGCAGCGAAGGCCGGGTGCGCCCCGAGACCGGCGCGATCGACCATGTGTCGCTGACCGCTGTTGGCTGGGAATCGTTCCGCGAACGCTTCGCACGGGCCGGTTTGCCGTGGCGCGAATTCCTGATCCCGGGTACGACCTACTGGCAGCTGTTCGTCTACGATCCCAGTGGCGTGCAGCTCGAACTCACCTTCGATGCGCAGGGCGAAGGCATCTCGACACCCGAGGTGCCCGATGCGATGCGCTATCGCGCGGGCGAATCCTTCTTCGAGCCGGCGCGCTACGCGGGGCTCGCCCAGCGCCTCGCGTCCGCATCGCCGTGA
- a CDS encoding amidase has translation MAAEIPVTLVDALAALGAGAFSSVELTAACIERAQAAQPRLNVFISLEADAALAAARASDEARARAGRSVPALGPLHGVPLAHKDMYYRAGKVATCGSRIRRDWVAPVTSTALARLDAAGSINLGTLNLAEFAFSPTGHNVHFGDCCNPWNPAYITGGSSSGSAAGVAAGLFYGALGSDTGGSIRVPAALCGVSGIKPTWGRVSRAGAMPLSQSLDHVGPLARSIADCAWLLQAIAGADPADPTASVRLVPDLVGALGLPIAGLRIGLPDGYFDRDLAAPIAAALEAAAAVFEGLGARVVRVPMPALEPVNAAGTVLMWAEAASAHQAWLAERPQDYGAQVRSRLEHGAALGALQYQQALKQRGPALDDFCSRVFDRCDLLLAPTHAQPVPTRGETDLVDRPEAAAVLGALTRLTRPFNYLGLPTASLPAGFDSRGMPIGLQLVGAPWSEALLCTAGDAFQRETDWHLRRP, from the coding sequence GTCGATGCGCTTGCCGCGCTCGGTGCCGGTGCGTTCAGCTCGGTTGAACTGACCGCCGCCTGCATCGAACGCGCCCAGGCGGCGCAGCCGCGCCTGAACGTGTTCATCTCGCTCGAGGCCGATGCGGCACTGGCCGCGGCGCGGGCGAGCGACGAGGCGCGCGCACGTGCCGGCCGCAGCGTGCCCGCCCTGGGGCCGCTGCACGGCGTGCCGCTTGCGCACAAGGACATGTACTACCGCGCCGGCAAGGTGGCGACCTGTGGCTCGCGCATCCGGCGCGACTGGGTGGCACCGGTCACCTCGACCGCGCTGGCGCGGCTCGACGCGGCGGGGTCGATCAACCTCGGCACGCTCAACCTCGCCGAGTTCGCGTTCAGCCCGACCGGCCACAACGTGCACTTCGGCGATTGCTGCAACCCCTGGAACCCGGCGTACATCACCGGCGGATCCTCCAGCGGCAGCGCGGCCGGCGTCGCCGCCGGCCTGTTCTACGGTGCGCTCGGATCGGATACCGGCGGCTCGATCCGGGTGCCGGCGGCACTGTGCGGTGTCAGTGGCATCAAGCCGACCTGGGGCCGGGTGAGCCGCGCCGGGGCGATGCCGCTGTCGCAGTCGCTCGACCATGTCGGGCCGCTGGCCCGCTCGATCGCCGACTGTGCATGGCTGTTGCAGGCGATCGCCGGTGCCGATCCGGCCGACCCGACCGCGTCCGTGCGGCTGGTCCCCGACCTCGTCGGTGCGCTCGGCCTGCCGATCGCCGGCCTGCGCATCGGCCTGCCCGATGGCTATTTCGACCGCGATCTGGCGGCCCCGATCGCTGCTGCGCTGGAAGCGGCCGCTGCCGTGTTCGAAGGGCTGGGTGCGCGCGTGGTGCGCGTGCCGATGCCTGCGCTGGAGCCGGTGAATGCCGCCGGCACGGTGCTCATGTGGGCGGAGGCGGCCAGCGCGCACCAGGCATGGCTTGCCGAGCGGCCGCAGGACTACGGGGCGCAGGTCCGCTCCCGGCTCGAACACGGTGCGGCCCTGGGGGCGCTGCAGTACCAGCAGGCACTGAAGCAGCGCGGGCCCGCGCTCGACGACTTCTGCAGCCGGGTGTTCGACCGCTGCGACCTGCTGCTCGCGCCCACGCACGCGCAACCGGTGCCCACCCGTGGGGAGACCGACCTGGTCGATCGCCCGGAGGCAGCGGCGGTACTGGGCGCACTGACCCGGCTGACCCGCCCGTTCAACTACCTCGGCCTGCCGACCGCCTCGCTGCCGGCCGGCTTCGACAGCCGCGGCATGCCGATCGGGTTGCAGCTGGTCGGGGCGCCGTGGAGCGAAGCCCTGCTGTGTACCGCCGGCGACGCGTTCCAGCGCGAAACCGACTGGCACCTGCGCCGGCCATGA